Proteins encoded in a region of the Acomys russatus chromosome 14, mAcoRus1.1, whole genome shotgun sequence genome:
- the Thy1 gene encoding thy-1 membrane glycoprotein, translating to MNPAIGIALLLSVLQMSRGQRVTSLTACLVNQNLRLDCRHENTTNVPFQHEFSLTREKKKHVLSGTLGVPEHAYRSRVQVSNQPNIKVLTLANFTHKDEGIYRCELQAPTQPPTTSFRNVSVLRDKLVRCGGISLLLQNTSWLLLLLLSLPLLRAVDFCSL from the exons ATGAACCCAGCCATTGGAATCGCTCTCCTGCTTTCAG TCTTGCAGATGTCCCGAGGGCAGAGGGTAACCAGCCTGACAGCCTGCCTGGTGAACCAAAACCTTCGCCTGGACTGCCGTCATGAAAACACCACCAACGTGCCCTTCCAGCATGAATTCAGCCTGACCCGAGAAAAGAAGAAGCATGTGCTGTCAGGCACCCTTGGGGTTCCCGAGCACGCTTACCGCTCCCGGGTCCAAGTGTCCAACCAGCCCAACATCAAGGTCCTCACCTTAGCCAACTTCACCCACAAGGATGAGGGCATCTACAGGTGTGAGCTGCAAGCCCCTACCCAGCCTCCCACGACCTCCTTTCGAAATGTCTCTGTGCTCAGAG ACAAGCTGGTGAGGTGTGGCGGCATAAGCCTGTTGCTTCAGAACACCtcgtggctgctgctgctcctgctttcGCTCCCCCTCCTCCGAGCGGTGGATTTCTGTTCTCTGTGA